A section of the Streptomyces sp. SCL15-4 genome encodes:
- a CDS encoding MAB_1171c family putative transporter: MTVSELAARLGLVGVVILWCALVWRARPALREPRLRGLWITVLAATTAITLFQRGVVDALTSAGVTVHTVSLMRNLIGVLSAGLVLLFVVDCRRSPRLRASVAAGLTAALVSLLVLDLLGAGQPVTGAASAQRPASATAAYWLILSIAHLLGDAVAVVVCWRYSLRTTERDLVWSLRLFAAGSVLALVFWCGYLGHLYGLAPGLLPWLSMVMGAHGFLRAASLLVPTATALARSAAALRTSWRLWPLWRDLVTAVPHVALASPRRTRLQEVLRPRYPLVLQAHRQTIETYDALLTLQQYVQPDAYERAHRHARRAGVPEDRLACAALAGAVGQARRAVLVGMPPSDPRPLPGVTHGSPQTLLGIARMWPAMTDALPCRARTSPAAGHAEPR, translated from the coding sequence ATGACGGTGAGTGAGCTGGCGGCCCGGCTCGGACTCGTCGGCGTCGTCATCCTGTGGTGCGCTCTCGTCTGGCGGGCGCGCCCGGCGCTGCGCGAGCCGCGTCTGCGGGGACTGTGGATCACGGTGCTGGCCGCGACCACGGCCATCACGCTCTTCCAGCGCGGGGTCGTCGACGCGCTGACGTCCGCCGGCGTCACGGTGCACACGGTGTCGCTGATGCGCAATCTGATCGGTGTGCTCAGCGCGGGGCTGGTCCTGCTCTTCGTCGTGGACTGCCGGCGCTCGCCGCGGCTGCGTGCCTCGGTCGCGGCGGGGCTGACGGCGGCCCTGGTGTCGCTGCTGGTGCTGGATCTGCTGGGGGCCGGCCAGCCGGTCACGGGAGCGGCGTCGGCGCAGCGGCCCGCGTCCGCGACGGCCGCCTACTGGCTGATCCTCAGCATCGCCCATCTGCTCGGCGACGCCGTCGCCGTCGTGGTCTGCTGGCGGTACAGCCTGCGCACGACGGAACGCGATCTGGTGTGGTCGCTGCGGCTGTTCGCGGCGGGCAGCGTCCTCGCCCTCGTCTTCTGGTGCGGGTACCTCGGCCATCTCTACGGCCTCGCCCCCGGCCTGCTGCCCTGGCTCTCCATGGTGATGGGGGCGCACGGCTTCCTGCGGGCGGCGTCACTGCTCGTTCCCACCGCGACCGCGCTGGCCCGGTCGGCCGCCGCGCTGCGGACCTCCTGGCGGCTGTGGCCGCTGTGGCGGGACCTGGTGACGGCGGTGCCGCACGTGGCGCTCGCCAGCCCCCGGCGGACCCGGCTCCAGGAGGTGCTGCGGCCGCGCTATCCGCTGGTGCTCCAGGCGCACCGGCAGACCATCGAGACGTACGACGCGCTGCTGACGCTCCAGCAGTACGTCCAGCCGGACGCCTACGAGAGGGCGCACCGGCACGCCCGGCGGGCGGGGGTGCCGGAGGACCGTCTCGCGTGCGCGGCGCTGGCCGGTGCCGTGGGCCAGGCCCGCCGCGCGGTGCTGGTCGGCATGCCGCCGTCCGACCCGCGCCCGCTGCCCGGCGTGACCCACGGCAGTCCCCAGACCCTGCTGGGGATCGCCCGGATGTGGCCTGCCATGACCGACGCGCTGCCCTGCCGCGCGCGCACCTCTCCGGCCGCCGGTCACGCCGAGCCGCGCTGA
- a CDS encoding regulator component — protein sequence MDRSLTLEALRARVEELRGRPLVLRELPEAAAATGACGLWLGTEDADYVFYETRTAPLHQEHIILHEIGHVLCDHHRSFTDDGARPAGRLLDAPTPRLVRRLMARTSYTTVEEQEAEMIASLIQSAGKTGRVAGPLGRLGAFLGVTADDGE from the coding sequence GTGGATCGGTCGCTCACCCTGGAGGCGCTCCGCGCGCGGGTGGAGGAACTGAGAGGCCGTCCGCTCGTGCTCCGGGAGCTGCCCGAAGCGGCGGCGGCCACCGGGGCCTGCGGACTGTGGCTGGGCACCGAGGACGCCGACTACGTGTTCTACGAGACCAGGACGGCTCCCCTGCACCAGGAGCACATCATCCTGCACGAGATCGGCCATGTGCTGTGTGATCACCACCGCAGCTTCACGGACGACGGCGCACGGCCCGCCGGCCGGCTCCTGGACGCTCCCACACCCCGTCTCGTCAGGCGGCTGATGGCCAGAACCAGTTACACGACCGTTGAGGAACAAGAAGCCGAGATGATCGCCAGCCTGATCCAGAGCGCCGGGAAGACCGGGCGGGTGGCCGGTCCTCTGGGACGCCTCGGCGCGTTCCTGGGAGTGACCGCCGATGACGGTGAGTGA